From Parasteatoda tepidariorum isolate YZ-2023 chromosome 1, CAS_Ptep_4.0, whole genome shotgun sequence, one genomic window encodes:
- the LOC107451392 gene encoding uncharacterized protein gives MKKRICFVVLLISFCVLTDGAALNTFNAKDCLLTFINCAKEDTYPIQKWYFSIENNNENEIITTLSILKNKMNKFPDLKCDIENCYEKKSFEGIFPSDMQRKNDTAINKKTKTGKIFIRKKMKDSNKYKLFGVGIPEGKLVAHKNKGNASDKYNVKINKDEEIVNGEETKNGTRSKRRAADCTIKGMANSFISCTKYSSGLYKCKQKCGYGHAVAHDKTKRKRNYRCKKNKWKPEPLIDCKPLFSCDVKLKGPGKLHCTQSSWKQPSICSIKCSGKRKPKSYKCTKDLRNNLPNCAYVNE, from the exons ATGAAGAAAAGAATAt GTTTTGTGGTCCTACTGATCTCATTTTGTGTGTTAACGGATGGAGCAGcattaaacacatttaatgCTAAAGATTGTCTTTTAACCTTCATCAACTGTGCAAAAGAAGACACATACCCTATtcaaaaatggtatttttcaattgaaaa caataatgaaaatgaaataatcactactttatcaatattaaaaaataagatgaaCAAATTTCCAGATTTAAAGTGCGATATTGAAAACTGCTACGAGAAGAAATCATTCGAAG GTATATTTCCATCTGATATGCAAAGAAAGAATGATACAGCGATCAATAAAAAGACGAAAACTGGAAAGATTTTTATTCGGAAAAAGATGAaagattcaaataaatataagcttTTTGGGGTAGGAATTCCAGAAGGTAAATTAGTTGCCCATAAAAATAAAGGCAATGCATCTGACAAATATAATGTGAAGATAAACAAAGATGAAGAAATTGTCAACG gtgaagaaacaaaaaatggtACAAGATCGAAGCGGAGAGCAGCGGATTGTACAATAAAAGGCATGGCAAACTCGTTTATATCTTGTACCAAGTATTCTTCAGGATTATA TAAATGTAAACAGAAGTGTGGTTACGGACATGCAGTGGCACACGATAAAACTAAACGAAAAAGGAATTATAgatgcaagaaaaataaatggaaaccTGAGCCTTTAATTGATTGTAAAC CTTTGTTCAGCTGTGACGTGAAATTAAAAGGTCCAGGAAAGCTTCATTGTACTCAGTCAAGTTGGAAACAACCATCCATTTGCTCTATTAAGTGCAGTGGAAAGAGAAAACCGAAATCCTATAAGTGTACAAAGGATCTGAGAAACAATTTACCTAATTGTGCATATGTGAATGAgtaa